TGAAGACACAATATGTAATAACTTTCTGTGAGAGCTTTACTTATGATCCACatgtaacggaggccagcggtaggtgctgtgcaggtaaaacctcactcccctgatctcaagtgGTGCACTAGTGACTGACGAtagtggctgcagtctttagcctcttTGTTAGTGCACCCACCTGCCACGCCGGAGACCCGGATTCAAGACCGCTTGCGAGTAGGACCGATGAACATTACATTGGTGCCATGACCTGGATgagagtgaggtttaggggggCGAGTATAACTGAGGCCAGCaataggtgctgtgcaggtaaatcctcactcccctgatctcaagaggtgcACTAGTGACTGACGCTAGTTGCTCCAGTCTTTAACCTCCTTGTTAgtgcgcccgcctcccatgtCGGAGACCCACTCGGAGCAGGGACTTGTACAGCAGACACTGCataaggaaatgtttatttaacatttatataaggagtctccagtttcagcattTTGTAACAATCCAACACATTTTCGGTTTCTGGGTCACTTGACAAGCTGAACGTTCTCTCTTTTATCAAGTTCCAGAGAAAACTGAAAGATGAACTGTGtttagctgctataacatagagagtacaggaacttgttttgtaattttgtgCTATAACTTTAAGCACAACGtcatgttttaataaataacccAATTGTAATCATTGGCAAATGACTGTgatgttataaataaaacactttgcagTGTGATgtcattggaaaataatcaactttaaagtggtgacagtaactctgctttatTTCAGGCTGCTTCACACCattctgttgttgattattttcttataatggCATATCCGTCtcttaggaaaaaaaagaaaaacatcccaGGAAGACTTGAGTAATTTTTATGTCAAACTCTTAAATCCAAATAATGTctggatttatttttcatttcagttgaGGTACAGCATGAATATATGTGATGCCTTAAAAGGTTTTTTATGAGCTAACGTTGTAAAAATCGAACACGGTCATTCATCATTGGCTTGAATTATTCAGGTCAACATCTctgcaaataaataattcaacattttatttttttgttttcctgaaaCAGAATCTTGAAATAAATACAGCCCAAGATTATAGATTGATAGATTTATGTCTGTTTAGAGCAGTGATTATTATGGGGTTGTCGTGGAACAAAGGAGGTATTTCTCCATTACAGTACCAATGGAAGAGCCCTAACAGAACCGTTGTATTtggtttgtgtgtttcagacaatACCGAGCCTCCAACCAAACCTCCTCCAATCTCAGAGGAACCATGCCTCAATACAGCACCGGTGGATCAAGCTGGTCAGCCATGtggtaaagacacacacatacacactcacagcttTTTTCAGTCTGCGTCTATGATTCTTAGATTTAGTATAAGCTCAGAATATGGAGTTTTTCAGGAGCAAATCCTAGATTTCTGTTTTCCGTTCAGACTAACATTAACAGCTGCTCTGGCAGACAGGAGCTGATGTACGGAGCTCTGATCTCAGCTCTGTGAACTGATGCAACTTCTTATCATAACCATGTTCACGTGCTGCATGAACACTTCATTGCTCCAGGCTTGGGCCTTCTAGCTTCTAATATTTCTTATGTATTTTATGCTGAATGGACTCCTGGCTATCAGATGTCATGactattattttctatttaaagatttataaaaaaaaaaaaaaaagatgaagtaTTTGCTCATTTGTCTTTTACAGGAGAGATTTCTATTGTAGTATATTTATATAGAGtgataatataattaaattgaATCATTCAGACTAAAATTGACTGGGTATGGTGAGATTGAGGAGAATTgagctaaatataaataaattcaatgcaACTGAAATGGCTTTGTCTCAATTCAGGTGAACTGTACTGTATTGGGTTAGCTAAACTGAACTGAGATTTAGTAGATTGAATTGAACTGGACTTGATTAAATTTTGCTACTGGTTCGGACCAAATACTTCAACTATTTTGAAATCTTATTGAAGTAAATACAACAGGTGTAATACTGAATTCTATGAATGCAACAGGTTTAATACTGAATTAATACTAATACCTTAATTGAACTGGTTTAGGATAACCTGAAGTGAATTAAATATTGACTGGAATAAACTGCACTGATCCGAATGGAACCGAATCTGATTGAACTGAATTCATTCAGACTCAAATTAACTGATTTCAGTTAATCAGAATCATACTAAACTTAATTGGACCAAGGACGATTGATCTGGTTTGGGAAAACCTAAAATGAATTCATCTGGATTAGAATAGACTGAATTTAAATCAATGAAACTAAACTGAATTCTGAAATGAAAGTGAATTCATTTGGATTGGTATGAACTGAACTGGTTTGAATTAAGCAGAATCAgtttaaaatctaaaatttaAAAACTGGTTCGGGATTACCTGATATGAATTCAGTTGAACTGAGATAGAATATGTACTAAAGTGATTTTAATGAAACAGAATGGGATTAAACTGAAACCACctttgttgaattgaattaaactaaATTGAATTGTATCCACAGTAAAGCCACGCTTCAGCCAACCCATGAAGATGCGCAGACGTTTTCGGGAGCAGCCGGTAGGCAGCTCGGTGCGACTAAACTGTGTGGCAACAGGGAACCCTCCGCCCTGCATCACCTGGTGGAAGGACCAGGAGCAGCTTCCCGCTCCCACCCGGGCCAAACGACCACAGTGGACCCTCACACTAAAGAACCTGCAGCCACAGGACAGTGCCCGCTACACCTGCCGTGTCTTCAATGCAGCTGGGCACATCAACGCCACCTACACTGTGGAGGTTATTGGTAAGTTCATGTGTGTGGTAACTTACCTTCCTTAACCTTTAGGCACATTCTGTATTATCTTCAACCTAGTCAGTGGTGTCAAATTCACATATACTTTGAAGTTCTGCCACTGATCTGATTTTGCACTACTTGTGTTTAAAAAAGTATTCTGTCTTTTTTAGAGCGTACAAACTCCAAGCCCATGCTGGCTGGAAACCACCCTCTGAACAccacagtggagcttggtggtacAGCTTTGTTCCAGTGTAAAGTCCACAGCGATGTGAAGCCCGTGATCCAGTGGCTGAAGCGGCTCGAGCCAGGTACGGAGGGGCGCTACAACACCACTCTTGAGGTCGGTGGTCAGCACTTCATGGTCTTGCGCACCAAAGACGCTTGGCCTCGGCCTGATGGCTCATACCTCAACAAACTGGCCATTGTCAAAGCCCGAGATGAGGACGCTGGCATGTACATCTGTCTTGGAGCAAATTCTATGGGCTACAGCTTCCGCAGTGCCTACCTCACTGTTCTCTCAGGTATGggtaaatgattttattagaGATTGTTCATAGTGCCTGGTAGGCATGGAGCGGAAGGAGGACATGGGAGGCAGACTTCAGAGAGAGCAATGATGTCTTTTATtgattgtttttaatgtttttcagtGCTATGCTTAGCaaaacactgaaacaaaaaGTAAACACAATCTTTTCATTTCATGGTCAAGGTCCCTGTCAGCTCTCTTGTTGTCACCAGAAATAAAAGCTACCCTTAACCAGCCATAGGTGTCACCAGTCACTCACTACTCGCTCATTCTCTGAAACTCCTCTATGTCCTCACTTTCAACAAAAGTGCTTGTTGATAAATTTGTGATAATTTGCATGAACAagatgtgtttttatgtgtgcaGATCCCCCGGTTGAGAACTCGGATACCCCGGCCCACCTAAGTTCTGGTCTTCCATGGCCTCTGATCATCGGCATCCCAGCAGCAGCTCTGCTTATGGTTGGTACGATCGTGTTGTGGTTGTGCCATAGTCGCCTCCGTCATGGCCCCCTACCCCCTCGCTCTGCACCCTACCGAGAGCGCCACGGCCCTGATAAAGATCCCAGCAtccccagcagtggcagccctGACTTCCCCACCCACAGACTTATGGGAATGGGATCCCCGGGCTTCAGTGGGCCTGCAAAGACTTTCTCCAAGGTTTACACggacatgcacactcacactcatacgcacacacactcgcatgctCATGTGGAGGGGAAAGTGCACCAGCATTTCCACTACCAGCGCTAACAGGCTAAGCTGTGCCTCAAATGTTAAACTAACAAAGCTAATGCTGCTAGCCTGCTTTACATGGACAGTGGGTCTTCTGTTTAGATCAGGAAGCTGGATCTGAACTGTGTTACTCTCGAGCAATGACAGGActgttaaaagaaagaaagaactggcCAATCATGGAACAGTGTTCATGCCATAGATATTCTGGTGTACTGCGTTCACCTTGAAAACTCTCAGGGCAGGAAGA
This genomic stretch from Hemibagrus wyckioides isolate EC202008001 linkage group LG08, SWU_Hwy_1.0, whole genome shotgun sequence harbors:
- the fgfrl1b gene encoding fibroblast growth factor receptor-like 1b, with product MICEAGNILTLAGILIIVVSCQAIGPPWVSGVVEEKQMAQLGRNVRLPCPVEGNPPPLLLWTKDGRNVNAGWSRYRVLHHGLKIKNVEAKDAGVYVCQAANGFGSVSLNFTLTVTDNTEPPTKPPPISEEPCLNTAPVDQAGQPCVKPRFSQPMKMRRRFREQPVGSSVRLNCVATGNPPPCITWWKDQEQLPAPTRAKRPQWTLTLKNLQPQDSARYTCRVFNAAGHINATYTVEVIERTNSKPMLAGNHPLNTTVELGGTALFQCKVHSDVKPVIQWLKRLEPGTEGRYNTTLEVGGQHFMVLRTKDAWPRPDGSYLNKLAIVKARDEDAGMYICLGANSMGYSFRSAYLTVLSDPPVENSDTPAHLSSGLPWPLIIGIPAAALLMVGTIVLWLCHSRLRHGPLPPRSAPYRERHGPDKDPSIPSSGSPDFPTHRLMGMGSPGFSGPAKTFSKVYTDMHTHTHTHTHSHAHVEGKVHQHFHYQR